The Exiguobacterium mexicanum genome includes a window with the following:
- a CDS encoding solute:sodium symporter family transporter, which produces MTIQQVVYILITGALFMGLVAYVSYRMTKGKVESADDYFLAGRGLTGIFIAGSLLLTNLSAEQLIGLNGQSFADNMSAMAWEVTAGIAAIIMALFLLPRFLGIGISTIPEFLSQRYDEDVRRLTVLLFLFGYMCVTIPSMLYSGGLAVLQLFDVPELLGISFEQSLWLVIWFIGIIGAVYAIFGGLRAVAVSDTLNGIGLIIIGFLVPTLGFIALGDGNLVDGMKTIATENPEKLNAIGSENDSVPFLSIFTGMIFANLFYWALNQYVIQRALGAKNLAEGQKGVLFTGYLKLLVPIFMLLPGIIAFHLYGTNVDKADLAYPSLIADLLPMWLMGFFLAVLLGAVFSSFNSLLNSIATLFVLDIYKPKFKPDASDKDLIRVSKWFGTFVALVSFFVAPNLMYAPDGLWDLIRRFTGFFNIPILVIVLIGMLVKRVPPIAAKLVIGFHVVTYYFLVWGTEQWFGFDLGINFIHIYGILFVLETAIMLVFAKVRPMQHINPIRIDLGRVKPWRHAISTSIILIASMVFVYFVFSPIGLAYADGIVSSWFWPATLALVATTSGLVWTSYRYWLPRYEAYLNNLDTTDTEREEAMGE; this is translated from the coding sequence TTGACCATTCAACAAGTTGTTTACATATTAATCACAGGGGCCTTATTCATGGGGCTCGTCGCTTACGTGTCTTATCGCATGACGAAAGGGAAAGTCGAGAGTGCCGACGACTACTTCTTGGCAGGACGGGGGCTCACCGGTATCTTTATCGCCGGATCGCTCTTATTGACGAACTTATCAGCCGAGCAGTTGATTGGCTTAAACGGGCAATCGTTCGCCGACAACATGTCGGCCATGGCTTGGGAAGTCACGGCCGGAATCGCCGCCATCATCATGGCGCTCTTTTTACTGCCACGTTTTCTCGGAATCGGTATTTCGACAATCCCTGAATTTTTGAGCCAACGGTATGACGAGGACGTCCGCCGCTTGACGGTCCTGTTGTTTTTGTTCGGCTATATGTGCGTCACGATTCCATCGATGCTCTACTCAGGCGGCTTGGCCGTCCTACAACTGTTTGACGTACCGGAATTACTCGGCATCAGCTTCGAGCAGTCGCTCTGGCTCGTCATTTGGTTCATCGGGATTATCGGAGCGGTTTACGCCATTTTCGGCGGACTCCGCGCCGTCGCCGTCTCCGACACGTTGAACGGAATCGGCTTGATCATCATCGGTTTCCTCGTCCCGACGCTCGGCTTCATCGCGCTCGGTGACGGCAACCTCGTCGATGGGATGAAGACGATTGCAACCGAGAATCCAGAGAAACTGAACGCAATCGGTTCAGAGAACGATTCCGTCCCGTTCTTGTCCATCTTCACAGGGATGATTTTTGCGAACTTGTTCTACTGGGCGCTCAACCAATACGTCATCCAACGGGCACTCGGAGCGAAGAACTTGGCCGAAGGTCAAAAAGGGGTGCTTTTCACCGGCTATTTGAAGTTGCTCGTCCCGATTTTCATGTTGCTCCCGGGGATTATCGCATTCCATTTGTATGGCACGAACGTCGACAAGGCCGACCTCGCTTATCCGAGCTTGATTGCCGACTTGTTGCCGATGTGGCTCATGGGCTTTTTCCTCGCCGTCTTGCTCGGTGCCGTGTTCAGCTCGTTCAACTCGCTGTTGAATAGTATCGCTACGCTATTCGTGCTCGATATTTACAAACCGAAGTTCAAACCGGACGCATCAGACAAAGACTTGATTCGGGTCAGCAAATGGTTCGGGACGTTCGTCGCGCTCGTCTCGTTCTTCGTCGCTCCAAACTTGATGTATGCACCGGACGGCCTTTGGGACTTGATTCGCCGTTTCACCGGCTTCTTCAACATCCCGATTCTCGTCATCGTCTTAATCGGGATGCTCGTGAAGCGGGTGCCGCCGATCGCCGCGAAACTCGTCATCGGCTTCCACGTCGTCACGTATTACTTCCTCGTTTGGGGAACGGAGCAGTGGTTCGGCTTCGACCTCGGCATTAACTTCATTCACATTTACGGGATTTTGTTCGTCCTCGAGACGGCCATCATGCTCGTGTTCGCGAAAGTTCGTCCGATGCAACACATCAATCCGATTCGCATCGACCTCGGTCGCGTCAAACCTTGGCGCCATGCCATCTCGACGTCAATCATCCTGATTGCTTCGATGGTGTTCGTTTACTTCGTCTTCTCACCAATCGGTCTCGCCTACGCGGACGGGATCGTGTCGAGCTGGTTCTGGCCAGCGACACTCGCTTTGGTCGCGACGACGAGCGGGCTCGTCTGGACATCGTATCGCTACTGGTTGCCGCGTTATGAGGCATACTTGAACAATCTCGATACGACAGACACCGAGCGTGAAGAAGCGATGGGTGAATAA
- a CDS encoding sensor domain-containing diguanylate cyclase, whose product MEQFWLGLLVGLILVLVAQKTLQSRKEVDGAFAHFGNHVKDVIYIFEVKPTFRFRYISPSLDLYLGEGVVAENYENPDDCFRRIHPDDYQLLMNKVSGKMSYDEAISQRWRTNDGRYLRFEEYTTPIYKNGEIVAVQGIIRNVEAAVMKREELEYVSRHDELTGVLNRRAFNETIDRLSFKKVGLIVIDLNDLKKINDHQGHSAGDQLLQKTGLLLQGLSTNVYRIGGDEFVVLIDQLQQDELLDLTVSIRSVFESNDISAAVGAAWEEQLNDFKKLYDQADQNMYEQKNRSKTSRHVPC is encoded by the coding sequence ATGGAACAATTTTGGTTAGGTTTATTAGTTGGATTGATTTTGGTACTTGTTGCGCAGAAGACACTTCAATCACGTAAAGAGGTGGACGGAGCCTTTGCACATTTCGGTAACCACGTTAAAGATGTCATTTATATATTTGAAGTCAAACCGACGTTTCGTTTTCGTTACATAAGTCCTTCCCTTGATTTGTATTTAGGTGAGGGTGTTGTAGCGGAAAACTATGAAAATCCAGATGATTGTTTTCGTCGTATTCACCCAGATGATTATCAACTTCTCATGAATAAAGTTTCAGGAAAGATGAGTTACGATGAGGCTATCTCGCAACGTTGGCGCACTAATGACGGTCGTTACTTACGTTTTGAAGAATACACAACCCCAATCTATAAAAATGGTGAGATTGTAGCTGTACAAGGAATCATTCGGAATGTAGAAGCGGCTGTAATGAAACGTGAGGAGTTAGAATATGTGAGCCGTCATGACGAACTCACTGGGGTTTTGAACCGACGTGCCTTTAACGAAACAATTGATCGTCTTTCTTTTAAAAAAGTAGGATTGATAGTCATCGATTTAAATGATTTGAAGAAAATTAATGACCATCAAGGTCATTCGGCTGGTGATCAGTTACTTCAGAAAACGGGACTCCTCTTGCAAGGGTTAAGCACAAACGTTTATCGGATTGGAGGCGACGAATTTGTTGTATTAATTGATCAACTACAACAAGATGAATTGCTAGATTTGACGGTTTCCATTAGAAGCGTGTTTGAATCGAATGACATTTCAGCCGCTGTCGGTGCAGCTTGGGAGGAACAGTTAAACGATTTCAAGAAATTGTATGATCAAGCGGATCAAAACATGTATGAACAGAAGAATAGAAGTAAGACAAGTCGACACGTTCCTTGCTAA
- the arcA gene encoding arginine deiminase, producing the protein MKHPIHVYSEIGELRTVLLKRPGRELENLTPEYLERLLFDDIPHLPVIQKEHDYFASVLQNRGVEVLYLENLMAETLSLPGVRERFVADILSESKSNINGSYETLKEYLLAYDNEKLIETVMAGIRKSEIKPEKRRHLHEMIEDTYPFYLDPMPNLYFTRDPAAAIGNGLSINRMKEPARRRESLFTQYIMRYHPRFAKHDIPIWSDRDYRFAMEGGDELVLSKEVVAIGISERTTAQGIERVALNLLKNGGTFKKVIAIEIPKSRAFMHLDTVFTMVDHDKFTIHPFIQGPGGKMNIFELTLNAEGELHITQHTDLLNVLKAALGLDEIILIPCGGGDPIAAAREQWNDGSNTLAIAPGVVVTYDRNYVSNELLRSEGVEVIEIMSSELSRGRGGPRCMSCPIIRKDI; encoded by the coding sequence CTGAAACATCCGATCCACGTGTATTCAGAAATTGGTGAACTCAGGACCGTCCTTTTAAAACGTCCAGGACGCGAACTCGAAAATTTGACCCCGGAATATTTGGAACGACTCCTGTTTGACGACATTCCCCATCTTCCAGTCATTCAAAAAGAACACGACTACTTTGCGAGCGTGCTGCAAAATCGAGGCGTCGAAGTGCTTTATCTCGAAAACTTAATGGCTGAGACGTTGTCGTTGCCGGGTGTCCGTGAACGTTTCGTCGCTGATATCTTGTCAGAGTCCAAATCAAATATCAACGGTTCGTACGAGACGCTGAAAGAGTATTTGCTCGCCTACGACAATGAAAAGTTGATTGAGACCGTCATGGCCGGAATTCGAAAGTCCGAGATTAAGCCCGAAAAACGGCGCCACTTACACGAGATGATTGAGGACACGTATCCGTTCTATCTCGATCCGATGCCGAACTTATACTTCACCCGTGACCCGGCGGCAGCCATCGGGAACGGGCTATCCATCAACCGGATGAAAGAGCCGGCTCGTCGTCGTGAATCGTTGTTCACGCAATATATTATGCGCTATCACCCACGATTCGCGAAACATGACATCCCGATTTGGTCGGACCGCGACTACCGCTTCGCGATGGAGGGTGGGGACGAGCTCGTATTGTCGAAGGAAGTCGTCGCCATCGGGATTTCCGAGCGGACGACGGCCCAAGGGATTGAACGGGTCGCCCTCAACTTGTTGAAAAACGGCGGCACATTCAAAAAAGTCATCGCCATCGAAATTCCGAAGTCACGTGCGTTCATGCATCTCGATACGGTCTTCACGATGGTCGACCATGACAAGTTCACGATTCATCCGTTCATCCAAGGTCCAGGAGGCAAGATGAATATCTTTGAACTGACGTTGAACGCTGAAGGCGAACTTCACATCACGCAGCATACGGATCTGTTGAACGTGTTGAAAGCCGCACTCGGTCTCGATGAGATCATCTTAATCCCATGTGGGGGCGGGGACCCGATTGCCGCTGCCCGCGAGCAATGGAACGATGGGTCGAACACACTCGCGATCGCTCCAGGCGTCGTCGTCACGTACGACCGCAACTACGTCTCGAACGAGTTGCTTCGCTCTGAGGGCGTCGAAGTCATCGAAATCATGTCGAGTGAATTGTCGCGTGGCCGTGGGGGCCCACGCTGCATGAGCTGTCCGATTATCCGCAAAGACATTTAA
- the mgtE gene encoding magnesium transporter codes for MAIERTERARHEAQVTALIQKGDPVDFRDVFLTLHPGEQADLFIELERPAREFVYEALSPEEFTDLFEKLELDEQEQFIQEMPRPFAVRVLNDMFSDNAADLMTELPDDFMNELFELMDETEATEVKDLMRYPDDTAGAIMTTEFIVLKADKTVGATLEDLRELGPEAETIYYLYVIDTNGRLVGVVSLRDLIVSPLDVQIADIMGRRVVSAHVLADQEDLARTVQKYDLLALPVIDSEDHLLGIITVDDVMDVIERETTEDFEELSATKGSSDINMGPVEAAMKRAPWIISLMFLGMITASTIGGFEDTLETIVLLAVFMPLVMGSAGNAATQSLVVAVRSIALGTINRKNVLKMIRREFGTGLLLGLACMVVIFGVITVLYDSALIGMIVGLSIFASLSVATIVGTLVPLLINRLKLDPAVASGPFITTVVDNLGLIIYFTVATSLLRFF; via the coding sequence ATGGCAATCGAACGTACAGAACGCGCCCGTCATGAAGCCCAAGTGACAGCGCTCATTCAAAAAGGGGACCCGGTCGATTTCCGCGACGTGTTCCTCACCCTCCACCCTGGTGAACAGGCCGACCTGTTCATCGAACTCGAACGTCCGGCCCGTGAGTTCGTCTATGAGGCGCTGTCCCCGGAAGAGTTTACTGACCTGTTTGAAAAGCTTGAGCTCGATGAGCAGGAACAGTTCATTCAAGAGATGCCCCGTCCGTTCGCCGTGCGTGTGTTGAACGACATGTTCTCGGATAACGCCGCCGACTTGATGACCGAGCTCCCCGATGATTTCATGAACGAACTGTTCGAGTTGATGGACGAGACCGAGGCGACCGAGGTCAAAGACTTGATGCGTTATCCGGACGATACGGCCGGTGCCATCATGACGACCGAATTCATCGTGTTGAAGGCGGACAAAACTGTTGGCGCGACGCTCGAAGACTTGCGCGAACTTGGACCGGAAGCTGAGACGATTTATTATCTATATGTCATCGATACGAACGGGCGCCTCGTTGGCGTCGTCTCGCTACGCGATTTGATCGTCTCCCCGCTCGACGTGCAAATCGCGGACATTATGGGCCGGCGTGTCGTGTCGGCCCACGTTCTCGCCGACCAGGAAGACTTGGCCCGGACCGTTCAAAAGTATGACTTACTGGCCTTGCCTGTCATCGACAGCGAGGACCATCTGCTTGGAATCATCACGGTCGACGATGTCATGGACGTCATCGAACGCGAGACGACCGAGGACTTTGAAGAACTGTCGGCGACGAAAGGTTCGTCTGACATCAACATGGGACCGGTCGAGGCGGCGATGAAACGGGCGCCATGGATTATCAGTCTCATGTTCCTCGGGATGATCACCGCGTCGACGATCGGTGGTTTCGAGGACACGCTTGAAACGATCGTCTTACTCGCCGTCTTCATGCCGCTCGTCATGGGTTCGGCCGGTAACGCTGCCACCCAATCGCTCGTCGTCGCCGTCCGCTCGATTGCGCTCGGCACAATCAATCGAAAGAACGTGTTGAAGATGATTCGCCGTGAGTTCGGGACGGGGCTATTGCTCGGTCTCGCCTGTATGGTCGTCATCTTCGGCGTCATCACCGTCCTCTATGACAGTGCCTTAATCGGTATGATTGTCGGTCTGTCGATTTTTGCGTCGCTCAGCGTGGCGACCATCGTCGGGACACTCGTGCCGCTCCTCATCAATCGATTGAAACTTGATCCGGCCGTCGCGTCGGGTCCGTTCATCACGACGGTCGTCGACAATCTCGGCTTAATCATTTATTTCACGGTCGCGACTTCGTTGCTTCGCTTTTTTTGA